One segment of Rhodopirellula baltica SH 1 DNA contains the following:
- a CDS encoding DUF1559 domain-containing protein, which translates to MRTGRKRKAFTLVELLVVIAIIGVLVGLLLPAVQAAREAARRMSCSNNFKQIGLSLHNYHAAYNRLPPNGTGPSLPALKQLSANIGLLPFLEQQGLWEMMSNPLMPEPGETPTDATAAGLWPPFGPRPWVDLNEYDPYQMQTPAFRCPSDPGVSPLGTGMTNYAFSHGDAILRIGYPPSNQWADQGVFRGLFKRDEPRKFRDVLDGLSNTIAMAEIVTNLGDRGVGGSVVNLSHFPADDSMGSDLTLCTSVIDPERPQFIESSVPLWDSGGTSRGGRWWNYHLMITGMNTVLPPNSPTCPMGWGTAWQSGVFSSASHHQGGVHVLLTDGAVKFVTDSIEAGNQQAQSISKNYGNVGQKSPYGLWGAHGSISSKETIEGFE; encoded by the coding sequence GTGAGAACAGGCAGAAAACGCAAAGCGTTCACGCTCGTTGAACTGTTGGTCGTCATTGCAATCATCGGAGTTCTCGTTGGACTACTATTGCCGGCGGTTCAAGCAGCGCGAGAAGCAGCTCGACGGATGTCATGCAGCAATAATTTCAAGCAGATCGGCTTGTCGCTGCACAACTACCACGCGGCTTACAACCGGTTGCCACCCAACGGAACCGGCCCTTCGTTGCCCGCTCTGAAGCAGCTCAGTGCGAACATTGGACTGTTGCCGTTTTTGGAGCAGCAGGGTCTATGGGAAATGATGTCCAACCCATTGATGCCCGAACCCGGCGAAACACCAACGGATGCCACTGCCGCTGGTTTGTGGCCGCCATTCGGGCCGCGTCCATGGGTCGACTTGAATGAGTACGATCCTTACCAAATGCAAACCCCCGCATTCCGTTGCCCTTCCGATCCAGGCGTGTCGCCCTTGGGAACAGGCATGACCAATTATGCATTTTCTCATGGCGATGCGATCTTGCGAATCGGGTATCCACCCTCGAACCAGTGGGCCGACCAAGGTGTCTTCCGCGGTCTGTTCAAACGAGATGAACCGCGTAAATTCCGAGACGTCCTCGATGGATTGTCGAACACAATTGCGATGGCTGAGATTGTGACCAACCTCGGCGACCGCGGCGTCGGTGGTTCCGTCGTCAACCTTTCGCACTTCCCCGCCGATGACTCGATGGGATCCGATTTGACTCTCTGCACTTCCGTCATTGACCCCGAGCGTCCCCAATTCATCGAGAGCAGTGTGCCACTGTGGGACAGTGGGGGAACGTCACGAGGCGGTCGCTGGTGGAACTATCACTTGATGATCACGGGCATGAACACTGTCCTGCCACCCAACTCACCCACCTGCCCCATGGGTTGGGGCACTGCCTGGCAATCAGGCGTATTCAGCTCAGCAAGTCACCATCAAGGTGGGGTTCATGTTCTGTTGACGGATGGAGCCGTGAAGTTCGTCACCGATTCGATCGAAGCGGGCAATCAACAAGCCCAAAGCATTTCAAAGAACTACGGTAATGTCGGACAAAAGAGTCCCTACGGATTGTGGGGAGCTCACGGGTCCATTTCTTCCAAGGAAACGATTGAAGGTTTCGAATGA